Proteins from a genomic interval of Clostridium sp. 'deep sea':
- the pruA gene encoding L-glutamate gamma-semialdehyde dehydrogenase — translation MNKGIFKIPLPKNEPVLHYEKGSAERITLVNKLKDLKSREIEIPLIIGGKEIRTGNLETCIIPHNHQHILAHYHVAGKKELQMAIEAAEVAKKEWSKLKWEHRAAIFLKAAELLAGPWRATLNAATMLGQSKTAHQAEIDSACEFADFLRFNVQFTEQIYQDQPYSTSTEWNRIEYRPLDGFVVAISPFNFTAIGGNLPTAPALLGNTVLWKPAGTAVYSNYFIMKLLQEAGLPAGVINFVPCDGPAISEVAIAHKDFAGIHFTGSTRVFEIIWQNIGKNIDSYRSYPRIVGETGGKDFVFAHKSCDAQALKTALIRGSFEYQGQKCSAASRAYIPASIYNIIKDDLIADVSKISVGDVEDFTNYMSAVIDKVAFNKIASYIDYAKNSNEAEIITGGTYDDSVGYFIDPTIIVTSNPKFKTMQEEIFGPVLTIYVYNDEEFEDTLQLCDETSPYALTGAIFAQDRYVIEHMEEVLSHSAGNFYINDKPTGAVVGQQPFGGSRKSGTNDKAGSKLNLQRWVTLRNIKENFNPPHSYKYKFMQD, via the coding sequence ATGAATAAAGGAATATTTAAAATTCCCCTACCAAAGAATGAGCCTGTTTTGCACTATGAAAAAGGCAGTGCTGAACGAATCACACTAGTGAACAAGCTTAAAGATCTAAAGAGCCGTGAAATTGAAATTCCTTTAATTATTGGGGGGAAAGAAATTAGAACCGGCAACTTAGAAACCTGCATTATTCCTCATAATCATCAACATATTTTAGCCCATTACCATGTAGCTGGTAAAAAAGAATTGCAAATGGCTATTGAGGCCGCCGAAGTAGCAAAAAAAGAATGGTCTAAGCTTAAGTGGGAACACCGAGCTGCTATTTTTTTAAAGGCTGCAGAACTATTAGCTGGCCCTTGGCGTGCTACTTTAAATGCTGCCACCATGCTTGGGCAAAGTAAAACTGCTCACCAAGCAGAGATTGACTCTGCCTGTGAATTTGCTGATTTTTTACGCTTTAATGTTCAGTTCACAGAACAAATTTATCAAGACCAACCTTATTCAACCAGCACAGAATGGAACAGAATTGAATACAGACCTCTAGATGGTTTTGTTGTTGCTATTTCACCCTTTAACTTTACGGCTATAGGTGGCAACTTACCAACAGCCCCTGCACTTTTAGGCAATACCGTTTTGTGGAAGCCTGCAGGAACAGCTGTTTATTCTAATTACTTTATTATGAAACTATTACAAGAGGCTGGCTTACCTGCTGGGGTTATTAATTTTGTACCTTGTGATGGACCAGCTATAAGTGAAGTAGCAATAGCTCATAAAGACTTTGCAGGTATTCATTTTACTGGCTCAACTCGAGTATTTGAAATTATTTGGCAAAACATTGGCAAAAATATAGACTCATATAGAAGTTACCCTCGTATTGTAGGTGAAACTGGTGGTAAAGATTTTGTATTTGCTCACAAATCATGTGATGCTCAGGCCCTTAAAACTGCTTTAATACGTGGTTCTTTTGAGTACCAAGGTCAAAAGTGTTCAGCTGCCTCACGTGCCTATATTCCAGCAAGCATTTATAACATTATTAAAGATGATTTAATAGCAGACGTTAGTAAAATTTCAGTTGGCGATGTTGAAGATTTTACTAATTATATGAGTGCAGTTATTGATAAAGTGGCCTTTAATAAAATTGCCAGCTATATTGATTACGCTAAAAACTCAAATGAAGCTGAAATTATTACTGGGGGAACCTACGATGACTCTGTAGGCTATTTTATTGACCCTACTATTATAGTAACTAGCAACCCTAAGTTTAAGACAATGCAAGAAGAAATTTTTGGACCTGTACTTACTATTTATGTATATAATGACGAAGAATTTGAAGATACATTACAGCTATGTGATGAAACATCACCTTATGCTTTAACAGGGGCAATTTTTGCTCAGGATAGATATGTAATAGAACATATGGAAGAAGTACTAAGCCACAGTGCTGGTAACTTTTACATTAATGACAAACCAACAGGTGCCGTAGTTGGTCAACAGCCTTTTGGTGGTTCACGTAAGTCAGGAACAAATGACAAGGCAGGAAGTAAATTAAACCTACAGAGATGGGTAACTTTAAGAAATATTAAAGAAAACTTTAATCCGCCTCATTCATATAAGTATAAATTTATGCAAGATTAA
- a CDS encoding MerR family transcriptional regulator, whose amino-acid sequence MEYTVKKLSYLAGISSRTIRYYDEIDLLKPKRISSSGYRIYGEHEVNKLQQILFYRELGVSLDNIKSILHSPTFNEVSALKQHLHKLLAKQQQINSLIKNVQKTITMKEGSLKMTDKEKFEGFKSKLLAENEEKYGTEIREKYGEDAVDKSYKAFKNMNKAEYHKMDNLSKEINIKLLEAYKTGDVNSALAQTVAKLHKQWITMCWGYYNEEAHTGLVKMYVEDERFTAYYDKEQPGLAKFLRDSVLVYVNKA is encoded by the coding sequence ATGGAGTATACAGTTAAAAAGCTAAGCTACTTAGCTGGCATTAGTTCAAGAACTATTCGCTATTATGATGAAATAGACTTACTAAAGCCCAAAAGAATAAGCTCTTCTGGATATCGTATTTATGGCGAACATGAGGTAAATAAACTACAACAGATTTTATTTTATCGCGAGCTAGGTGTTAGCTTAGATAATATTAAAAGTATTCTACATTCACCTACTTTTAATGAGGTTAGTGCATTAAAGCAACATTTGCATAAGCTATTGGCAAAACAACAGCAAATCAATAGCTTAATTAAAAATGTTCAAAAAACTATAACAATGAAAGAAGGGAGCCTTAAAATGACTGATAAAGAGAAATTTGAAGGATTTAAATCAAAACTGTTAGCCGAAAATGAAGAAAAATATGGCACAGAAATTAGAGAAAAGTATGGCGAAGATGCTGTTGATAAATCCTATAAGGCGTTTAAAAACATGAATAAAGCAGAATACCATAAAATGGATAACTTAAGTAAGGAAATTAATATTAAACTGCTAGAGGCTTATAAAACCGGCGATGTAAATAGTGCTTTGGCACAAACTGTTGCTAAACTTCACAAACAATGGATAACTATGTGTTGGGGTTACTATAACGAAGAAGCTCACACTGGATTAGTTAAAATGTATGTTGAAGATGAGAGATTTACAGCATATTACGATAAAGAGCAACCTGGCTTAGCCAAATTTTTACGTGATAGTGTTTTAGTTTACGTAAATAAAGCATAA
- a CDS encoding winged helix-turn-helix domain-containing protein: protein MNNKITINQLLNRIEKLEQTVFGEKILSTTATTVTNNNLQLTELMSVLLAEANKLKQFFSQNDTIIMQTIINEQPSKSSIQVTSFSTLYEEENDNDLAAICNVLSSKQRLVIIRILAKQDLSSGELMKATNMAGGHMHHHLKDLQNKGFVVKQDNGKYAATDFGLNAYLTVASLNRKQRYNINGATKL, encoded by the coding sequence ATGAATAATAAAATAACTATTAACCAACTACTAAACCGTATAGAAAAACTTGAGCAAACTGTATTTGGTGAAAAAATATTAAGCACAACAGCAACCACTGTAACCAACAATAATTTGCAGCTAACTGAGTTAATGTCTGTTCTTTTAGCTGAAGCAAATAAACTAAAGCAATTTTTTAGCCAAAACGATACCATAATAATGCAAACAATTATAAATGAGCAACCTAGTAAATCAAGTATTCAGGTGACTAGCTTCTCTACTCTCTATGAAGAAGAAAATGATAATGATTTAGCAGCCATATGTAATGTATTATCCTCTAAACAGCGTTTAGTTATTATTAGAATTTTAGCAAAACAAGATTTAAGCAGTGGAGAGTTAATGAAAGCAACAAACATGGCTGGCGGGCATATGCACCATCACCTTAAGGATTTACAAAATAAAGGCTTTGTAGTTAAACAAGATAATGGTAAATATGCTGCAACGGATTTTGGCTTAAACGCTTATTTAACGGTTGCCTCTTTAAATAGAAAACAAAGATACAATATTAATGGAGCCACTAAATTATGA
- a CDS encoding HDIG domain-containing metalloprotein produces the protein MTRAEAVTLLKQYVKTDRVLRHSYAVEAAMRVYAKKYEQDENYWGLLGLLHDIDFEKYPEQHPNKSPEILREAGFDNDFINSVLSHANCEVPRDSLERKCLHAVDEMASFIIAIALMRPTKLEGLKVKSVKKKMKDKAFAKAVNRVELKASAEQLGVELADHVNTIVSGLIEHEALLNKEGYSLLS, from the coding sequence ATGACAAGAGCAGAAGCAGTTACATTATTAAAACAATACGTGAAAACAGACCGAGTATTAAGACATTCTTATGCGGTAGAAGCAGCAATGAGAGTCTATGCAAAAAAGTATGAACAAGATGAAAACTATTGGGGTTTACTAGGTTTATTACATGATATAGATTTTGAAAAATACCCAGAGCAGCATCCTAATAAATCACCAGAAATATTAAGAGAAGCTGGCTTTGATAATGATTTTATTAACTCAGTTTTATCTCATGCTAACTGTGAAGTGCCAAGAGATTCACTAGAGCGCAAATGTTTACATGCAGTAGATGAAATGGCTAGCTTCATTATAGCAATTGCTTTAATGCGACCAACTAAGTTAGAGGGTTTAAAAGTTAAATCTGTTAAGAAAAAAATGAAAGATAAAGCCTTTGCTAAAGCAGTTAATAGAGTAGAACTAAAGGCTTCAGCAGAGCAGTTAGGGGTAGAGTTGGCGGATCATGTAAATACTATAGTAAGTGGTTTAATAGAGCATGAGGCTTTGTTAAATAAAGAGGGGTATAGCTTACTTAGTTAA
- a CDS encoding ABC transporter ATP-binding protein, with amino-acid sequence MINISKNLKKLAWYNFAMHLIQVPIILIVAKLMGLIFTYATAKNVNIVIRYSTITIVVLITYTLFKYFLGILYDQKKMLFLHQYKMSVYHQFLANPLNILFISQDGEVIEKFQDDFEKVTSKIIDLNPQVWINIITIIGYSIYICLLCPIIMVTLLTISLFQIVPPIIVKKYMTVNYKQTRVIEAKIINYIIEGYKNFNIIKLYGLKDYYLNGMKKLHKQYLKIGNRAEATLTAEVSLNKIVENILKYGTYAILGIFVLLKYCSVDIGVQAIALSARLFAAVKSLFKSIPKFAIAKIAENRLSMWFNNSDIHKESISNLKITLSNVNYAIENKVIFDKLSTCIDGNKISLIKGENGAGKSTLIRLILGLVQNKKGSIEVGGIAPNKIAEREYLNKLFYLPQEDISLPITANELVEMVIDKKAMIAISHMQDFSLTQKAIHTTSLQNLSGGERKKVMLSLALSSDTSLLILDEPTNSLDADSKQVLKMKLKKRVGGAIIVTHDDSFENIANHVLRINEGDISYD; translated from the coding sequence ATGATAAATATAAGTAAAAATCTAAAAAAATTAGCTTGGTATAATTTTGCTATGCATCTTATCCAAGTACCTATAATACTTATTGTAGCAAAACTTATGGGGTTAATTTTTACATATGCAACAGCGAAAAATGTAAATATAGTTATTAGGTATAGTACTATTACCATTGTTGTACTTATAACTTATACATTATTTAAGTATTTCTTAGGAATTTTATATGACCAAAAAAAGATGCTTTTTTTACATCAATATAAAATGAGTGTTTACCATCAATTTTTAGCTAACCCTCTAAATATTTTGTTTATATCCCAAGATGGAGAGGTAATTGAAAAATTTCAGGATGACTTTGAAAAAGTAACAAGTAAAATAATTGATTTAAATCCTCAAGTATGGATAAACATTATCACTATTATTGGCTACTCAATTTATATTTGTTTGTTATGTCCTATTATAATGGTTACTTTACTTACAATTTCTCTATTTCAAATCGTTCCTCCAATTATTGTTAAAAAGTATATGACTGTTAATTATAAACAAACACGTGTTATTGAGGCCAAAATTATAAATTATATTATTGAAGGCTACAAAAACTTTAATATTATTAAGTTATATGGATTAAAAGATTACTACTTGAATGGCATGAAAAAACTTCACAAACAATACCTTAAAATAGGCAATCGTGCCGAAGCAACACTAACTGCTGAAGTATCTTTAAATAAAATCGTAGAGAACATCCTCAAGTATGGTACATATGCAATTTTAGGTATATTTGTTTTACTTAAGTATTGCTCTGTAGATATTGGTGTTCAGGCAATAGCTTTATCAGCGAGGTTATTTGCTGCAGTTAAGTCTCTGTTTAAAAGTATTCCAAAGTTTGCAATAGCAAAAATTGCTGAAAATAGGCTTTCTATGTGGTTTAATAATTCAGATATTCATAAAGAGAGTATAAGTAATTTAAAAATAACGTTATCAAATGTAAATTACGCTATTGAAAATAAAGTAATATTCGATAAGCTATCAACATGTATTGATGGCAATAAAATATCCCTAATTAAAGGTGAAAATGGTGCTGGTAAATCAACCTTAATTCGCTTAATTTTAGGACTTGTTCAAAATAAAAAAGGCAGTATTGAAGTAGGAGGCATAGCCCCTAATAAAATAGCAGAGAGAGAATATCTAAATAAGCTGTTTTATTTGCCACAAGAAGATATTTCATTGCCAATTACAGCAAACGAACTAGTAGAAATGGTTATTGATAAAAAAGCAATGATTGCCATAAGTCACATGCAAGACTTTTCATTAACCCAAAAAGCTATACATACTACATCTCTACAGAATCTCTCTGGAGGAGAACGTAAAAAAGTAATGTTATCGCTGGCACTTTCTTCAGATACATCTCTACTTATACTAGATGAACCTACAAATTCACTAGACGCAGATAGTAAACAGGTTCTCAAGATGAAGCTCAAAAAACGTGTGGGAGGAGCAATCATAGTAACACACGACGATTCATTTGAAAATATAGCCAATCATGTGCTAAGAATCAACGAAGGAGATATTAGCTATGATTAA